A region of Thiohalobacter sp. DNA encodes the following proteins:
- the infA gene encoding translation initiation factor IF-1, with amino-acid sequence MAKEDLIEMEGKVIETLPNTMFRVELENGHVVTAHISGKMRKHYIRILKGDKVTVQLTPYDLSKGRIVYRSR; translated from the coding sequence ATGGCGAAGGAAGATCTCATAGAAATGGAAGGCAAGGTCATCGAGACCCTGCCCAACACCATGTTTCGTGTCGAACTGGAGAACGGGCACGTGGTCACGGCCCACATTTCCGGCAAGATGCGCAAGCACTACATCCGCATCCTCAAGGGTGACAAGGTCACCGTGCAGCTCACCCCCTACGATCTGAGCAAGGGTCGCATCGTCTACCGTTCGCGCTGA
- the acnA gene encoding aconitate hydratase AcnA: MSNSFAARGDLQVADRSYEIFRLSALESEYRVSRLPYSLKVLLENLLRFEDGRTVTADDVRALAQWDPKAEPSREIAFRPARVLMQDFTGVPAVVDLAAMRDAMQDLGGDPEKINPLQPAELVIDHSVQIDAFGRKDAMDLNATLEYQRNRERYAFLKWGQKAFSNFKVVPPDTGIVHQVNLEYLARAVFAQTRDGVTEAYPDTLVGTDSHTTMINGLGVLGWGVGGIEAEAAMLGQPVSMLIPQVVGFKLTGALPEGATATDLVLTVVEMLRQHGVVGKFVEFFGDGLEHLSLADRATLANMAPEYGATCGIFPIDDETLNYLRLSGRDEAQIALVEAYAREQGLFRLPGQPDAEYSSVVELDMGTVEPSIAGPKRPQDRVPLRESKSRFREALAALKQERNIQSRPATTEIGGEQVTLDDGAVVIASITSCTNTSNPGVMLGAGLVARKAHERGLKVQPWVKTSLAPGSRVVTEYLEQAGLMDDLEALGFHVVGYGCATCIGNSGPLPEPVSKAISEGNLSACSVLSGNRNFEGRVHAEVRMNYLASPPLVVAYAIAGRMDIDLFNEPLGQDAEGRDVYLRDIWPSQKEINETIEASVNREEFTEAYREVYKGEKRWLELASPEGQRFRWDPASTYIRKPPYFEGMGREPGEVSDIRGARVLALLGDSVTTDHISPAGAIKPDSPAGKYLLEHGVKPEDFNSLGSRRGNHEVMMRGTFANIRLRNLLAPGTEGGVTLHLPDGEQMSIYDAAMKYRDEGVPLVVIAGKEYGSGSSRDWAAKGPRLLGVRAVIAESYERIHRTNLVCMGVLPLQFRDGENAESLGLSGREVYHVEGLGDGSADSVTVRAVADDGSERRFEARVRIDTPQEVEYYRHGGILQYVLRQLAS, from the coding sequence ATGTCCAACAGCTTTGCCGCCCGCGGTGACCTTCAGGTCGCCGACCGCAGCTACGAGATCTTCCGCCTGTCCGCACTGGAATCCGAGTACCGGGTATCCCGCCTGCCCTACTCGCTCAAGGTGCTGCTGGAAAACCTGCTCCGCTTCGAGGACGGTCGCACCGTCACCGCCGACGACGTGCGGGCACTGGCCCAGTGGGACCCCAAGGCCGAGCCCAGCCGCGAGATCGCCTTCCGACCCGCCCGGGTGCTGATGCAGGACTTCACCGGCGTGCCCGCCGTGGTCGACCTGGCCGCCATGCGCGACGCCATGCAGGATCTCGGCGGCGACCCGGAGAAGATCAATCCGCTGCAGCCGGCAGAGCTGGTCATCGACCACTCGGTGCAGATCGACGCCTTCGGCCGCAAGGACGCCATGGATCTCAACGCGACACTGGAATACCAGCGCAATCGCGAGCGCTATGCCTTTCTCAAGTGGGGGCAGAAGGCCTTCTCCAATTTCAAGGTGGTACCGCCCGACACCGGCATCGTGCACCAGGTCAATCTCGAATACCTGGCCCGGGCCGTGTTCGCGCAGACACGTGACGGCGTCACCGAGGCCTATCCCGACACCCTGGTCGGCACCGATTCCCACACCACCATGATCAACGGTCTGGGCGTGCTGGGCTGGGGCGTGGGCGGCATCGAGGCCGAGGCGGCCATGCTTGGCCAGCCGGTGTCGATGCTGATCCCGCAGGTGGTCGGCTTCAAGCTCACCGGCGCGCTGCCCGAGGGTGCGACCGCCACCGACCTGGTGCTGACGGTGGTGGAAATGCTCCGGCAGCACGGCGTGGTGGGCAAGTTCGTCGAGTTCTTCGGTGACGGCCTAGAGCACCTCTCTCTGGCCGACCGCGCCACCCTGGCCAACATGGCCCCCGAGTATGGCGCGACCTGCGGCATCTTCCCCATCGACGACGAGACCCTGAACTACCTGCGCCTGTCCGGCCGCGACGAGGCCCAGATTGCGCTGGTGGAAGCCTATGCCCGCGAGCAGGGCCTGTTCCGCCTCCCCGGCCAGCCCGATGCCGAGTACTCGAGCGTGGTGGAGCTGGACATGGGCACCGTGGAGCCGAGCATCGCCGGCCCCAAGCGGCCGCAGGACCGGGTGCCGCTGCGCGAGAGCAAGTCCCGCTTCCGCGAGGCGCTGGCGGCGCTGAAGCAGGAACGCAACATCCAGAGCCGGCCGGCAACCACCGAGATCGGCGGCGAACAGGTCACGCTCGACGACGGCGCCGTGGTCATCGCCTCCATCACCTCCTGCACCAACACCTCCAATCCGGGGGTGATGCTGGGCGCGGGACTGGTGGCGCGCAAGGCCCACGAGCGCGGCCTGAAGGTGCAGCCCTGGGTGAAGACCTCGCTGGCGCCGGGATCGCGCGTGGTCACCGAATACCTGGAACAGGCAGGGCTGATGGACGACCTGGAGGCGCTGGGCTTCCATGTGGTCGGGTATGGCTGCGCCACCTGCATCGGCAACTCCGGCCCCCTGCCCGAGCCGGTATCGAAGGCCATCTCCGAGGGCAACCTGTCGGCCTGCTCGGTGCTCTCCGGCAACCGCAACTTCGAGGGCCGGGTGCACGCCGAGGTGCGCATGAACTACCTGGCGTCGCCGCCGCTGGTGGTCGCCTACGCCATTGCCGGACGCATGGACATCGACCTGTTCAATGAACCACTGGGCCAGGACGCCGAGGGCCGCGATGTCTATCTCCGCGACATCTGGCCCAGCCAGAAGGAGATCAACGAGACCATCGAGGCCAGCGTCAACCGCGAGGAATTCACCGAGGCCTACCGCGAGGTCTACAAGGGCGAGAAACGCTGGCTGGAACTGGCCTCGCCCGAAGGCCAGCGCTTCCGGTGGGATCCCGCATCGACCTACATCCGCAAGCCGCCCTACTTCGAGGGCATGGGCCGCGAGCCGGGCGAAGTCAGCGACATCCGCGGCGCGCGTGTGCTCGCGCTGCTGGGCGACTCCGTCACCACCGACCACATCTCCCCCGCCGGCGCCATCAAGCCCGACAGCCCGGCCGGGAAATACCTGCTGGAGCACGGCGTCAAGCCCGAGGACTTCAATTCGCTGGGCTCACGGCGCGGCAACCACGAGGTGATGATGCGCGGTACCTTCGCCAACATCCGCCTGCGCAACCTGCTGGCACCTGGCACCGAGGGTGGCGTGACCCTGCACCTCCCCGACGGCGAGCAGATGTCCATCTATGATGCGGCCATGAAGTACCGCGACGAGGGCGTACCGCTGGTGGTGATCGCGGGCAAGGAATACGGCTCCGGCTCCTCGCGCGACTGGGCCGCCAAGGGCCCGCGCCTGCTGGGCGTGCGTGCGGTGATCGCGGAAAGCTACGAGCGCATCCATCGCACCAACCTGGTGTGCATGGGTGTGCTGCCGCTGCAGTTCCGCGACGGCGAGAACGCCGAATCGCTGGGGCTCAGTGGCCGCGAGGTCTATCATGTCGAAGGCCTGGGCGACGGCTCCGCAGACAGCGTCACCGTGCGCGCAGTCGCCGACGACGGCAGCGAAAGGCGCTTCGAGGCCCGGGTGCGCATCGATACCCCGCAGGAAGTCGAGTACTACCGCCACGGCGGCATCCTGCAGTACGTCCTGCGCCAGCTGGCAAGCTGA
- the icd gene encoding NADP-dependent isocitrate dehydrogenase, translated as MDYRHIRVPEQGERITVNADHSLTVPDRPIVPFIEGDGIGVDITPVMRRVVDAAVERAYGDGRRIAWMEIFAGEKANRLYGADTWLPGETVQAVRDFRVAIKGPLMTPVGGGIRSLNVALRQQLDLYVCLRPVRYYPGTPSPLREPQKTDMVIFRENSEDIYAGIEWPAGSDEARKLIRFLREELGVEGIRFPESSAIGIKPVSREGTERLVRKALRYAIDEDRRSVTLVHKGNIMKFTEGGFKAWGYALAEREFGAKPGDNGRHVFTNPRTGRTIEVLDVIADAFLQKILLQPEDCDVIATLNLNGDYISDAAAAQVGGIGISPGANLSDEVAVFEATHGTAPDIAGQDRANPSSLILSAEMMLRHLGWQAAADCVVRGVAGAIAAGTVTGDLARALAGATELGSSAFGDAVIANM; from the coding sequence ATGGACTATCGGCACATACGGGTACCCGAACAGGGCGAAAGGATCACCGTCAACGCGGACCATTCGCTGACTGTTCCCGACCGGCCCATCGTCCCCTTCATCGAGGGCGACGGCATCGGGGTCGACATCACCCCCGTCATGCGCAGGGTGGTGGATGCCGCAGTCGAACGGGCCTACGGCGACGGCCGCCGCATCGCCTGGATGGAGATCTTCGCCGGCGAGAAGGCCAACCGGTTGTATGGCGCCGATACCTGGCTACCCGGAGAAACGGTGCAGGCCGTGCGCGACTTCCGTGTGGCCATCAAGGGACCACTGATGACTCCCGTCGGTGGTGGTATCCGCTCGCTCAATGTCGCCCTGCGCCAGCAGCTCGACCTCTATGTCTGTCTGCGGCCGGTGCGCTATTACCCTGGCACCCCCAGCCCCCTGCGGGAGCCGCAGAAGACCGACATGGTGATCTTCCGCGAGAACTCGGAGGACATCTATGCCGGCATCGAGTGGCCGGCCGGCAGCGACGAGGCACGCAAACTGATCCGCTTCCTGCGCGAGGAACTGGGGGTCGAAGGCATCCGCTTTCCGGAGAGTTCGGCCATCGGCATCAAGCCGGTGTCACGCGAGGGGACGGAACGGCTGGTGCGCAAGGCCCTGCGGTACGCGATCGACGAGGACCGCCGCTCTGTGACCCTGGTGCACAAGGGCAACATCATGAAATTCACGGAGGGCGGCTTCAAGGCCTGGGGCTACGCGCTGGCGGAGCGCGAGTTCGGAGCGAAACCGGGTGACAACGGCCGTCACGTCTTCACCAATCCGCGTACCGGGCGAACGATCGAGGTGCTGGACGTGATCGCGGACGCCTTCCTGCAGAAGATCCTGTTGCAGCCCGAGGATTGCGATGTGATTGCCACGCTGAACCTGAACGGCGACTACATTTCGGACGCAGCCGCCGCGCAGGTCGGTGGCATCGGCATCTCGCCGGGGGCCAACCTGTCAGACGAGGTGGCCGTATTCGAGGCCACCCATGGTACGGCGCCCGACATTGCCGGTCAGGACAGAGCCAATCCGAGTTCGCTGATCCTGTCCGCGGAGATGATGCTGCGGCACCTGGGCTGGCAGGCGGCTGCCGATTGCGTGGTGCGGGGCGTGGCGGGCGCGATCGCCGCCGGGACGGTCACCGGTGACCTGGCAAGGGCGCTGGCCGGAGCCACTGAACTGGGCAGCAGCGCGTTCGGCGACGCGGTGATCGCAAACATGTGA
- the hflD gene encoding high frequency lysogenization protein HflD: MSRTVADRCLALAGIFQAVEAVHEVAQSGTVPPERIRPLLDSLFVIDAESTAEVYGGVSGLQPGLSAVVARLSGNTGREGLAVTRHVITLIHLAGKLRHRPELVETLRDGIEAARGQLAYFGDVTHETVLAALATLYQKTVSTLSPRVMVQGDPAVLARPEHQNLIRALLLAGIRSAILWHQSGGRRWQLLLRRRAFQEAADSLLATVA, translated from the coding sequence ATGAGCCGTACCGTCGCCGACCGCTGCCTTGCCCTCGCCGGAATCTTCCAGGCAGTGGAGGCCGTGCATGAAGTGGCGCAGTCCGGTACCGTGCCACCGGAGCGGATCCGTCCCCTGCTCGACAGCCTGTTCGTCATCGACGCCGAAAGCACTGCAGAGGTCTACGGTGGCGTCTCCGGCCTGCAGCCGGGCCTGAGCGCGGTGGTGGCACGCCTTTCTGGCAACACCGGCCGCGAGGGCCTGGCCGTCACCCGGCACGTGATCACCCTGATCCACCTCGCCGGCAAGCTGCGGCACCGCCCGGAACTCGTGGAAACACTGCGCGATGGCATCGAGGCCGCCCGCGGCCAGCTCGCCTATTTCGGCGACGTGACCCATGAGACGGTGCTCGCGGCACTGGCGACGCTGTACCAGAAAACGGTCAGCACCCTGAGCCCCCGCGTCATGGTCCAGGGGGACCCGGCCGTCCTCGCCCGGCCCGAGCACCAGAACCTGATCCGCGCCCTGCTGCTGGCCGGGATCCGCTCCGCCATCCTCTGGCACCAGTCCGGCGGCCGGCGCTGGCAGCTGCTGCTGCGCCGTCGCGCCTTCCAGGAGGCCGCCGACTCGCTGCTGGCCACGGTCGCCTGA
- the cspD gene encoding cold shock domain-containing protein CspD encodes MASGTVKWFSNAKGYGFIEPDGGGEDIFAHFSAIEAEGYRTLKEGQKVEFEISEGPKGLHATRIRTTDS; translated from the coding sequence ATGGCAAGCGGTACGGTGAAATGGTTCAGCAACGCCAAGGGGTACGGGTTCATTGAGCCGGACGGGGGCGGTGAGGACATCTTCGCGCACTTTTCCGCGATCGAGGCCGAAGGCTATCGGACCCTGAAGGAAGGCCAGAAGGTCGAGTTCGAGATCAGCGAGGGTCCCAAGGGCCTCCACGCGACCAGGATTCGCACCACCGACAGCTGA
- a CDS encoding arginyltransferase — MNAPRTITLFRSPARPCSYLPGREAVNEWADPAAVDARVYDRLIELGFRRSGSHVYRPGCSDCARCISMRVDVQRFRPARRDRRCLNANADLSLHWAEPGYSAAHFALYRRYLAARHPHGGMDNPTPEGFRQFLIGDWSRTRFLEMRRDGKLLAVAVTDEVRDGLSAVYSFFDPDESRRGLGNFAVLSQIRLACEAGLRWLYLGYWIESSSKMAYKGRFRPAEGFIEGHWRPLP, encoded by the coding sequence ATGAACGCACCCCGCACCATCACCCTGTTCCGCAGCCCGGCACGGCCATGCAGCTACCTGCCCGGCCGCGAGGCGGTCAACGAATGGGCGGACCCGGCGGCGGTCGATGCCCGTGTCTATGACCGCCTGATCGAGCTCGGCTTTCGCCGCAGCGGCAGCCACGTCTACCGGCCGGGCTGTTCCGACTGTGCCCGCTGTATCTCGATGCGCGTGGACGTGCAGCGATTCCGTCCCGCACGCCGCGACCGGCGCTGCCTGAACGCCAACGCCGACCTGTCCCTGCACTGGGCCGAACCCGGGTATTCGGCAGCCCACTTCGCGCTTTACCGCCGCTACCTCGCCGCCCGCCATCCGCACGGCGGCATGGACAACCCCACGCCGGAGGGCTTCCGCCAGTTTCTCATCGGCGACTGGAGCCGCACCCGTTTCCTGGAAATGCGCCGTGACGGAAAACTGCTGGCGGTGGCGGTCACCGACGAGGTCCGCGACGGCCTTTCGGCGGTCTACAGCTTCTTCGATCCCGACGAGTCCCGGCGGGGATTGGGCAACTTCGCTGTGCTGAGCCAGATCCGATTAGCGTGCGAAGCCGGCCTGCGCTGGCTGTACCTCGGCTACTGGATTGAATCATCGAGCAAAATGGCCTACAAGGGGCGATTCCGTCCGGCCGAGGGTTTCATCGAGGGCCACTGGCGGCCGCTGCCCTGA
- a CDS encoding NUDIX hydrolase, protein MSEQVWKPRVTVAAVIERDGRHLLVRETVRGQPRLNQPAGHLEPGESLLEAVVREVHEETARPFTPTALVGIYLWRAAPGHDTFLRVTFAGQVGEPLPGLALDPDIDDTEWLGIAEIEARADECRSPLVLTAIRDHATGQAYPLALLKTLLDTATA, encoded by the coding sequence GTGTCTGAACAGGTCTGGAAACCCCGGGTTACCGTCGCCGCCGTCATCGAGCGCGACGGCCGTCACCTGCTGGTGCGCGAAACCGTGCGGGGGCAGCCGCGCCTCAACCAGCCGGCCGGTCACCTGGAACCCGGCGAGTCGCTGCTGGAGGCCGTGGTGCGCGAGGTGCACGAAGAAACCGCGCGTCCCTTCACGCCCACGGCTCTGGTCGGCATCTATCTGTGGCGCGCCGCTCCCGGTCATGACACCTTCCTCCGCGTGACCTTCGCCGGCCAGGTCGGCGAGCCGTTGCCCGGCCTGGCACTGGATCCGGACATCGATGACACCGAGTGGCTCGGCATTGCGGAAATCGAGGCTCGCGCCGACGAATGCCGCAGCCCGCTGGTACTCACCGCCATCCGCGATCACGCCACCGGTCAGGCGTACCCGCTGGCACTGCTCAAGACCCTGCTGGACACAGCCACCGCATGA
- the mnmA gene encoding tRNA 2-thiouridine(34) synthase MnmA, whose product MSERIMVGLSGGVDSAVAALRLLEQGHQVEALFMKNWDEDDAAGHCPAAEDLADAEAVADRLGIRLHRINFSAEYWDRVFEHFLREYRAGRTPNPDVLCNREIKFRAFLDHALAQGAQAIATGHYARIGGTPAAPALLKGLDPAKDQSYFLHLLNRAQLARSRFPLGELEKTEVRRIAERAGFPNARKKDSTGICFIGERRFAEFLSRYLPAQPGEICTPEGRVLGEHRGLMYHTIGQRQGLGIGGLRDAGGEPWYVAAKDLEHNRLIVVQGGDHPWLHARELLFENLHWIDDGPPDAPFPCQARIRYRQSDQACRIEPLDDGRWRARFEQPQRAITPGQAIVLYEGERCLGGGTILGAADGPVAEAGLSVAVSDAVGSAP is encoded by the coding sequence ATGAGCGAACGTATCATGGTGGGGCTGTCGGGGGGCGTCGATTCGGCGGTGGCCGCCCTGCGGCTGCTGGAACAGGGTCACCAGGTCGAGGCCCTGTTCATGAAGAACTGGGACGAGGACGACGCCGCCGGCCATTGCCCGGCGGCCGAGGACCTGGCCGATGCCGAGGCGGTCGCGGACCGGCTCGGCATCCGCCTGCACCGGATCAACTTCTCCGCCGAGTACTGGGATCGCGTGTTCGAACACTTCCTGCGCGAGTACCGCGCAGGACGCACCCCGAATCCCGATGTGCTCTGCAACCGCGAGATCAAGTTCCGCGCCTTCCTCGATCACGCGCTCGCGCAAGGTGCCCAGGCCATCGCCACCGGCCACTACGCCCGCATCGGCGGCACGCCCGCCGCCCCGGCGCTGCTCAAGGGACTCGACCCCGCGAAGGACCAGAGCTATTTCCTGCATCTGCTGAACCGCGCCCAGCTCGCCCGCAGCCGCTTCCCGCTGGGTGAACTGGAAAAGACCGAGGTCCGTCGCATCGCCGAACGGGCCGGCTTTCCCAATGCCCGCAAGAAGGACAGCACCGGCATCTGTTTCATCGGGGAACGCCGCTTTGCCGAATTCCTCTCCCGCTACCTGCCCGCGCAGCCGGGCGAGATCTGCACACCGGAAGGCCGCGTGCTGGGCGAGCACCGCGGTCTCATGTACCACACCATCGGCCAGCGTCAGGGTCTGGGCATCGGTGGCCTGCGCGACGCCGGAGGCGAGCCCTGGTACGTCGCCGCCAAGGACCTGGAACACAACCGACTGATCGTGGTACAGGGCGGCGACCACCCCTGGCTCCATGCCCGTGAACTGCTGTTCGAAAACCTGCACTGGATCGATGACGGGCCGCCGGATGCCCCCTTCCCCTGCCAGGCCCGCATTCGCTATCGCCAGTCCGACCAGGCCTGCCGCATCGAGCCGCTGGACGACGGCCGCTGGCGCGCCCGTTTCGAACAGCCGCAGCGCGCCATCACCCCGGGCCAGGCCATCGTGCTCTACGAGGGCGAACGCTGCCTCGGCGGCGGCACCATCCTCGGCGCGGCGGACGGCCCGGTCGCCGAGGCCGGACTTTCCGTGGCCGTATCCGATGCGGTAGGCTCGGCGCCCTGA
- the clpA gene encoding ATP-dependent Clp protease ATP-binding subunit ClpA, with translation MLSKELEFTLNLAFKEARDKRHEFMTVEHLLLALLDNPAAAEVLRACGADLEALKRDLQTFLDETTPMLPPDDSRETQPTLGFQRVLQRAVFHVQSSGKKEVTGANVLVAIYSEQESQAVYFLNKHSVTRLDVVNYISHGISKVGGEQQEEISTDSEERGGGDAQEKNNPLDSFATNLNEMARQGKIDPLIGRREEIERTVQILCRRRKNNPLFVGEAGVGKTALAEGLARMIVDGEVPEVLADATIYSLDLGALVAGTKYRGDFEKRLKAVLGQLRKEPGAILFIDEIHTIIGAGAASGGVMDASNLIKPMLASGELKCIGSTTYQEYRGIFEKDRALARRFQKIDVREPTVEETVQILKGLKSVFEEHHNVRYSAKALRVAAELSDRYINDRHLPDKAIDVIDEAGASLRLQPASKRKKTIGTGDIERIVSRIARIPPKSVSSSDKDKLRNLARDLKLVIFGQDAAIDALAAAIKMSRSGLGQEQKPVGSFLFAGPTGVGKTEVTRQLALHMGVELIRFDMSEYMERHTVSRLIGAPPGYVGFDQGGLLTEAVIKHPHAVVLLDEIEKAHPEVFNLLLQVMDHGTLTDNNGRKADFRNVILVMTTNAGAQEMDRPSIGFMQQDHAPDGMEAIRRLFTPEFRNRLDAVIQFGQLDATVIAQVVNKFVFELEAQLHERGVTLEVDDEARLWLAERGYDPKMGARPMARVVQEHIKKPLADELLFGRLTHGGHVRVRLEGDDLAIEIPEAAEKA, from the coding sequence ATGTTGAGCAAAGAGCTTGAATTCACGCTGAATCTGGCCTTCAAGGAAGCCCGCGACAAGCGTCACGAATTCATGACGGTCGAGCATCTGCTGCTGGCGCTGCTCGACAATCCCGCGGCTGCCGAGGTGCTGCGGGCCTGCGGCGCCGATCTCGAGGCGCTCAAGCGGGACTTGCAGACCTTCCTCGACGAAACCACGCCCATGCTGCCCCCCGACGACAGCCGCGAGACCCAGCCCACACTGGGTTTCCAGCGCGTGCTGCAACGGGCGGTGTTCCATGTCCAGTCCTCGGGCAAGAAGGAAGTGACCGGCGCCAACGTGCTGGTGGCCATCTACAGCGAGCAGGAATCACAGGCCGTCTACTTCCTGAACAAGCACAGTGTGACCCGGCTCGACGTGGTGAACTACATTTCCCATGGTATCTCCAAGGTCGGTGGCGAACAGCAGGAAGAGATTTCCACCGACAGCGAGGAGAGGGGGGGCGGCGACGCGCAGGAGAAGAACAATCCGCTGGACAGCTTCGCGACCAACCTCAACGAGATGGCCCGCCAGGGCAAGATCGATCCGCTGATCGGCCGCCGCGAGGAGATCGAGCGCACCGTGCAGATCCTGTGCCGGCGGCGCAAGAACAACCCGCTGTTCGTCGGTGAGGCCGGTGTCGGCAAGACGGCGCTGGCCGAGGGCCTGGCGCGCATGATCGTCGACGGCGAGGTGCCCGAGGTGCTGGCGGATGCCACCATCTACTCGCTGGATCTGGGCGCACTGGTGGCCGGCACCAAGTACCGTGGCGACTTCGAGAAGCGTCTCAAGGCGGTACTGGGCCAACTCAGGAAGGAGCCCGGCGCCATCCTCTTCATCGACGAGATCCATACCATCATCGGCGCAGGCGCGGCCTCGGGCGGGGTGATGGATGCCTCCAATCTCATCAAGCCGATGCTGGCCTCCGGCGAACTCAAGTGCATCGGCTCCACCACCTACCAGGAGTATCGCGGCATCTTCGAGAAGGACCGCGCGCTGGCGCGGCGGTTCCAGAAGATCGACGTGCGCGAGCCGACCGTCGAGGAGACGGTGCAGATCCTCAAGGGCCTGAAGTCGGTGTTCGAGGAACACCACAATGTCCGTTACTCGGCCAAGGCCCTGCGCGTCGCCGCCGAGCTGTCGGACCGCTATATCAACGACCGGCACCTGCCCGACAAGGCCATCGACGTCATCGACGAGGCCGGCGCCAGCCTGCGCCTGCAGCCGGCCTCCAAGCGCAAGAAGACCATCGGCACCGGCGACATCGAGCGCATCGTATCCAGGATCGCGCGCATTCCGCCCAAGAGCGTGTCCAGCAGCGACAAGGACAAGCTGCGCAACCTGGCGCGAGATCTCAAGCTGGTCATCTTCGGTCAGGATGCCGCCATCGACGCCCTGGCCGCAGCCATCAAGATGTCGCGCTCAGGCCTGGGCCAGGAACAGAAGCCGGTGGGCTCCTTCCTGTTCGCCGGTCCCACCGGCGTGGGCAAGACCGAGGTCACCCGTCAGCTCGCCCTGCACATGGGCGTCGAGCTGATCCGCTTCGACATGTCCGAATACATGGAGCGGCATACGGTGTCGCGGCTGATCGGCGCGCCGCCGGGCTATGTCGGCTTCGACCAGGGCGGTCTGCTGACCGAGGCAGTCATCAAGCACCCGCATGCCGTGGTGCTGCTCGACGAGATCGAGAAGGCCCATCCTGAGGTCTTCAACCTGCTGCTGCAGGTGATGGACCACGGCACGCTCACCGACAACAACGGCCGCAAGGCCGACTTCCGCAATGTCATCCTGGTGATGACCACCAACGCCGGGGCCCAGGAGATGGACCGGCCGTCGATCGGCTTCATGCAGCAGGACCATGCCCCCGACGGCATGGAGGCCATCCGACGCCTGTTCACGCCGGAGTTCCGCAACCGCCTGGATGCCGTCATCCAGTTCGGCCAGCTCGACGCCACTGTCATCGCCCAGGTGGTGAACAAGTTCGTCTTCGAGCTGGAGGCGCAACTGCACGAGCGCGGCGTGACCCTCGAGGTCGACGACGAGGCGCGGCTGTGGCTGGCCGAGAGGGGCTATGATCCGAAGATGGGTGCACGGCCGATGGCGCGGGTGGTGCAGGAGCACATCAAGAAGCCGCTGGCCGACGAGCTGCTGTTCGGCCGCCTGACCCACGGCGGGCATGTGCGCGTGCGCCTCGAGGGCGACGACCTGGCGATCGAGATTCCGGAAGCGGCCGAGAAGGCCTGA
- the clpS gene encoding ATP-dependent Clp protease adapter ClpS: MSERKTNGGSDSGLAVQEDKPKLKEPPLFKVVLLNDDYTPMEFVVEVLELFFGMNREQATRIMLHVHTRGKGVCGVYTHEIAETKVAQVNDYSRQHQHPLLCTMEQA; the protein is encoded by the coding sequence ATGAGCGAACGCAAGACCAATGGCGGTTCCGATTCCGGGCTCGCGGTCCAGGAGGACAAGCCGAAGCTCAAGGAACCCCCGCTTTTCAAGGTTGTTTTGTTGAACGACGACTACACCCCGATGGAATTCGTGGTGGAGGTCCTGGAGCTGTTCTTCGGCATGAATCGCGAGCAGGCGACGCGGATCATGTTGCACGTCCATACGCGGGGCAAGGGGGTCTGCGGCGTCTATACCCACGAGATCGCCGAGACCAAGGTGGCGCAAGTTAATGATTATTCAAGGCAACATCAGCATCCCTTGCTCTGCACCATGGAGCAGGCTTAG